Proteins encoded by one window of Paenibacillus sp. DCT19:
- a CDS encoding glycosyltransferase family 2 protein: MQNEKRQNIFFVITMILMTIYLLWRIFFTLPWGEGVLNVIFGMLLIVAETVTVLTTFELFFQKMQKKRTQLDFPDVPPDYYPHVDVFIATHNEPVDLLYKTVNACTFMDYPDKQKVHIYLCDDGARPEVEELANQFGVGYLGFPGNKDAKSGNLNNALSKTTSPLIATFDADMIPQHTFLMKTVPYFLLSTFIKEGGVWRLRREDEMDKKFKLGLVQTPQSFYNPDLFQFNLYAEQGIPNEQDFFSREVNILRNASNAVAYTGSNTIISRQGMEDIGGFPLNTITEDFETSIRLQQEGYITYATQEVQAAGQTTTTVPSMIKQRIRWARGIIQSLQNTRAPFSEKLPFWTRVTYVSSFLYWWSFFNRLIFILSPILFALFDFQIVNTTFWQILIFWLPSYFFYSLSMRYLSSNIRNQRWSQVIDTIFMPYLIWPVILETLGIREKKFKVTNKSRSSGRKWMSALLYALPHIFLLLLSIAAIIRYASGKYGIALFFSSIIIFWLVHNMIALCYALFFMIGRRAYRETERIRAQENVTIRYKARNLQYEAKTVDVSEQGIAFYVPYPIYLPEKETISLVVKSERYEANLDAVIVYVKQDGAGWRYSATVQPIEETDNRQYMQIIYDRKHSLPEQMNLWDTAYDDMLRNVKKRVVQQRSDQRKMPRLSMELPVTFTNNSGCILRSFNYRFFSATGLHGNISAGSIVTFMTKSNIEVMLKHTGNTTANHREVLLSVENIDDIVERGLINQLLNDLTPPQSESFIREG, translated from the coding sequence GTGCAAAACGAGAAACGGCAAAACATCTTTTTTGTCATCACCATGATCTTAATGACGATCTACTTGCTATGGCGTATCTTTTTTACACTGCCATGGGGCGAGGGCGTCCTCAATGTCATTTTCGGCATGCTGCTCATTGTAGCGGAAACGGTAACGGTTCTTACGACCTTTGAATTGTTCTTTCAAAAAATGCAGAAGAAACGTACACAGCTCGATTTTCCCGATGTCCCGCCGGATTACTATCCACATGTAGACGTGTTTATTGCAACCCATAATGAGCCGGTCGATCTGTTGTATAAGACGGTGAATGCCTGTACATTCATGGATTACCCGGATAAGCAGAAGGTTCATATCTACTTATGTGATGATGGGGCGAGACCTGAGGTCGAGGAACTTGCCAATCAATTTGGTGTTGGATACTTAGGCTTTCCTGGCAATAAGGATGCTAAGTCCGGTAACTTGAACAATGCATTAAGCAAAACCACGTCTCCGCTCATTGCTACCTTTGATGCGGATATGATTCCACAGCATACCTTTCTGATGAAAACCGTTCCCTATTTCCTACTCTCTACATTCATCAAAGAGGGCGGAGTGTGGCGACTTCGCCGAGAGGATGAAATGGATAAAAAGTTCAAGCTTGGACTGGTGCAGACACCGCAAAGCTTCTATAATCCAGATCTATTTCAATTTAACCTGTACGCGGAGCAAGGGATTCCGAATGAACAGGACTTTTTCTCACGAGAAGTCAACATTCTGCGTAATGCTTCCAATGCCGTAGCGTATACCGGAAGTAACACCATTATTTCAAGGCAAGGTATGGAAGACATCGGTGGTTTCCCGCTGAATACAATCACGGAGGACTTTGAGACAAGCATCCGGTTGCAGCAAGAGGGGTATATCACTTATGCGACGCAAGAAGTTCAAGCTGCTGGGCAAACAACTACCACGGTTCCGAGCATGATTAAGCAGCGGATTCGTTGGGCGAGGGGCATTATTCAGAGCTTACAGAATACCCGTGCTCCCTTTTCCGAGAAGCTTCCGTTCTGGACGAGAGTGACCTATGTGAGCAGTTTCTTATACTGGTGGTCGTTCTTTAACCGATTGATTTTTATCCTGTCACCGATTTTGTTTGCGTTATTTGATTTCCAGATCGTTAATACAACCTTCTGGCAGATTCTCATATTCTGGCTCCCTTCGTATTTCTTCTATAGCCTATCCATGCGTTACCTGTCCAGTAACATACGGAATCAGCGCTGGAGTCAGGTCATCGATACAATATTTATGCCATATCTCATATGGCCGGTCATCCTTGAGACATTAGGGATTCGGGAGAAGAAGTTCAAGGTTACGAACAAAAGCAGGTCTAGTGGGCGAAAGTGGATGTCAGCTCTGTTATATGCGCTTCCGCATATTTTCCTGCTCCTGTTATCCATTGCCGCTATCATTCGTTATGCCAGCGGAAAGTATGGTATTGCCCTATTTTTCAGTAGTATCATTATCTTCTGGTTGGTTCATAACATGATAGCGCTATGCTATGCCTTGTTCTTCATGATTGGTCGACGTGCGTATCGGGAGACAGAGCGCATTCGGGCACAGGAGAATGTGACCATCCGTTACAAAGCGAGAAATTTGCAGTATGAGGCGAAGACCGTCGATGTATCCGAGCAAGGTATTGCCTTCTATGTACCCTATCCAATCTATTTGCCTGAAAAAGAGACCATCTCTCTCGTTGTAAAAAGCGAGCGGTACGAGGCGAATCTTGACGCGGTTATCGTATATGTGAAACAGGATGGAGCCGGCTGGCGCTATTCGGCAACGGTACAACCAATTGAAGAGACAGATAACCGCCAGTACATGCAGATTATTTATGACCGCAAACACTCGCTGCCAGAACAGATGAACCTCTGGGATACGGCGTATGACGATATGCTACGTAATGTGAAGAAGCGGGTTGTTCAGCAGCGATCCGATCAGCGGAAAATGCCGCGACTTTCAATGGAGCTTCCGGTCACGTTTACGAATAACTCAGGCTGCATTCTGCGTAGCTTCAACTATCGTTTCTTCTCGGCGACGGGGTTACACGGCAACATCTCCGCGGGATCCATCGTTACGTTTATGACCAAAAGCAATATTGAAGTGATGCTGAAACATACGGGCAATACAACAGCTAATCATCGTGAAGTGCTTCTCTCCGTGGAGAATATCGATGATATCGTGGAGCGCGGCCTTATTAATCAATTGTTGAATGATTTGACTCCCCCACAATCCGAGAGTTTCATCCGAGAGGGTTAG
- a CDS encoding YafY family protein, with protein MKKVERINLIMRYINNRASFTISEIMREFSISRSTAIRDIREIEAMGMPLVAEVGRDGGYFVMSNAVLPPVRFTDTEIKALFIAFMATRNQQLPYLKSRQSLAEKLLGLISQSHQDDLVLLNQLLLFEGTNPNNPDLLELSDLPHPILEKLIQLLLLDRYLWITIREGHDINSYPIYLLHLYREKSIWLIEGYELKEEKRRLFPVDYLTDVEPYSVNKRLSHKKIQEKLMKEEEAFNMILELGPKAIEQFKKYHPLKVSISYIDPFQSRAILKTHVNADHAEELSDMLNWLLFLGEDIKIRSLPEEMAGALYTRIKSFDHLV; from the coding sequence GTGAAAAAAGTTGAACGGATTAACCTCATCATGCGGTATATCAATAATCGCGCTTCCTTCACCATTTCCGAAATCATGCGGGAATTCAGTATTTCCCGTTCAACAGCTATTCGGGATATCAGGGAAATCGAAGCCATGGGAATGCCGCTCGTCGCTGAAGTGGGTAGAGATGGTGGCTATTTTGTCATGAGCAATGCTGTCCTGCCGCCTGTTCGTTTTACGGATACCGAGATTAAGGCTCTGTTTATTGCTTTTATGGCGACACGTAACCAGCAGCTTCCATATCTGAAGAGTCGACAGTCTTTGGCGGAGAAATTGTTAGGGCTGATCTCACAAAGCCATCAAGATGACCTCGTTCTGCTCAATCAACTCTTGCTGTTTGAAGGCACCAATCCCAATAATCCGGATTTGCTTGAACTGTCAGACCTGCCCCACCCTATATTAGAGAAGCTGATTCAGCTTCTTCTGTTGGACCGCTACTTATGGATCACGATTAGAGAAGGGCATGACATAAATTCTTATCCGATCTATCTCTTGCACCTTTATCGCGAGAAGAGCATCTGGTTGATTGAAGGTTACGAATTAAAGGAAGAGAAGAGACGCCTTTTTCCCGTCGACTACCTTACAGATGTAGAACCATACTCCGTAAATAAAAGGTTGAGCCATAAGAAAATCCAAGAAAAACTGATGAAGGAAGAAGAAGCGTTCAATATGATTCTTGAGCTTGGGCCAAAGGCGATTGAGCAGTTTAAAAAGTACCATCCGCTAAAGGTCTCTATCTCTTATATTGATCCTTTTCAATCGAGAGCGATTCTAAAAACACACGTCAATGCTGATCATGCAGAAGAGCTGTCCGACATGCTCAACTGGCTGTTGTTCTTGGGTGAAGATATCAAGATCAGATCGTTGCCAGAGGAAATGGCAGGTGCCCTATATACAAGGATCAAGTCATTTGACCATCTGGTATAA
- a CDS encoding GyrI-like domain-containing protein produces the protein MNNYTLEEKESFTVLGMGTDLKSHYTDYAGINKEKLDFWHTVQEDGRLDALKAVAKNDYIFAVNEAVNHKMMHYAGVLTDETLPDATRVIQFPKGEYLVIQGEAETADALSNMLTGIAFGQILPEAKDFAYVGGPNATVEMGKRNGSVFGEIWIPVVKK, from the coding sequence ATGAATAACTACACTCTCGAAGAAAAAGAAAGCTTTACCGTATTAGGCATGGGAACGGATCTGAAGAGCCATTACACCGATTATGCTGGCATTAACAAGGAAAAGCTGGACTTCTGGCATACGGTCCAAGAAGATGGCAGGCTGGATGCACTCAAAGCGGTAGCTAAGAATGATTACATTTTTGCTGTGAACGAAGCTGTAAACCACAAAATGATGCATTACGCTGGTGTGCTAACGGATGAAACCCTACCTGATGCTACCCGTGTCATTCAGTTCCCTAAGGGAGAATACCTAGTTATCCAAGGAGAAGCGGAGACAGCAGATGCTCTGAGTAACATGCTTACGGGTATCGCTTTTGGTCAGATCCTGCCAGAAGCGAAAGACTTTGCTTATGTTGGTGGACCAAATGCAACAGTCGAGATGGGCAAGCGCAATGGCTCCGTTTTCGGTGAAATATGGATTCCTGTCGTTAAGAAATAA
- a CDS encoding YheC/YheD family protein: protein MLIQRDKWIQYGILGSEALLTKRLPATQLLTQNTLKNMLLQYPSVVLKPRNGSYGRDIVFIQRNRSNGYRIQNENNTVHIKDMEQLLQWIESTDKADGYIVQKRLRLAQIQHKPFDIRIMVQRQKGTSSSWHVTGSYAKVASKGYLVTNVASRTIPVLKALQLARIDNSGLIKRMEQIARIAAQQLGKHYPDLRQVGFDIGIDRNRRIWIIEGNYKPDLRPFRRLRDSSMHRRILWYKEH from the coding sequence ATGTTGATCCAACGAGACAAATGGATACAGTATGGCATCCTCGGCAGCGAAGCCTTGCTCACTAAACGCCTGCCAGCAACACAATTGCTTACGCAGAATACATTAAAGAACATGCTGCTGCAATATCCAAGCGTTGTACTGAAACCCCGCAATGGGAGCTATGGAAGAGATATTGTGTTTATCCAGCGGAATCGTTCTAACGGCTATCGTATTCAAAATGAGAATAATACCGTTCATATAAAAGACATGGAACAATTGCTCCAGTGGATCGAGAGCACAGACAAAGCGGATGGGTATATCGTCCAAAAGCGCCTGCGGCTGGCTCAGATACAACATAAACCGTTCGATATTCGCATCATGGTTCAGCGCCAAAAAGGAACATCTTCTTCTTGGCACGTAACAGGTTCCTACGCCAAAGTTGCATCAAAAGGATATCTCGTTACCAATGTGGCAAGTCGCACCATCCCAGTGCTCAAGGCATTACAACTAGCCCGAATCGATAATTCCGGCTTAATAAAAAGAATGGAACAGATTGCCCGAATCGCTGCCCAGCAACTAGGAAAGCATTACCCTGATCTCAGGCAAGTTGGGTTCGATATCGGCATTGATCGGAATCGGCGTATATGGATTATTGAGGGTAATTATAAACCAGACTTGCGTCCTTTCCGGCGCTTACGAGATTCATCCATGCACCGCAGAATATTGTGGTATAAAGAACACTAG
- a CDS encoding bifunctional glycosyltransferase family 2/GtrA family protein has translation MMKGAQHGETIILIPSLEPDERLPLYVKQLREYGLTNIVIVDDGSGEAYQSIFEELHHNGCVLLRHSKNQGKGDALKTGFQYISQNCDSSAFVVTADSDGQHAAEDVYRLAVEARRHPDALVLGVRDFSEGGIPPKSLLGNRMTSFIFAMLYGKKLSDTQTGLRAFGPGLLAFMQEVRGSRFEYELQMLISCIQSGIPIHTMPIQVIYENGNAGTHFKAVQDSARVMGVLFSNFFRFISSSVASSVVDLGIAWFLIDLLRPILGEQHYLRILLATVIARVISIAINYVLNRHFVFRKEDSQGSLWRYLSLCGLVILLSSTGVYVFHTIFYIDEKIAKFVCDALLFLLSFQLQRRWVFAARRKQL, from the coding sequence ATGATGAAAGGTGCACAGCATGGCGAAACGATCATCCTTATTCCATCGCTTGAGCCAGATGAGAGACTTCCGCTCTATGTGAAGCAATTGCGAGAATATGGCTTGACTAATATTGTTATCGTGGATGATGGTTCTGGAGAAGCATACCAGTCCATTTTTGAGGAACTCCATCATAACGGTTGTGTCCTACTTCGCCACTCGAAGAATCAAGGTAAAGGTGACGCACTCAAGACTGGTTTTCAGTACATTAGCCAAAACTGTGATTCCTCTGCCTTTGTAGTCACGGCTGATTCGGATGGACAGCATGCTGCAGAAGATGTATACCGTCTGGCGGTGGAAGCTAGACGTCATCCTGATGCGTTGGTTCTTGGCGTACGGGACTTCAGCGAGGGAGGAATCCCACCGAAGTCGTTGCTGGGCAACCGGATGACCTCGTTCATTTTTGCAATGTTATATGGTAAAAAGCTGTCAGATACCCAGACCGGGCTCCGCGCCTTCGGCCCCGGGTTACTTGCATTTATGCAAGAGGTTCGCGGCTCTCGCTTCGAATATGAGCTGCAGATGCTCATTTCCTGCATCCAGTCGGGCATACCGATCCATACGATGCCGATCCAAGTCATCTACGAGAATGGGAATGCAGGTACACATTTCAAAGCTGTTCAGGATAGCGCCCGGGTAATGGGTGTGCTTTTTTCTAACTTTTTTCGGTTTATATCATCGTCAGTAGCCAGTTCCGTCGTCGATTTGGGCATTGCCTGGTTTCTGATTGACCTCTTACGGCCTATATTAGGGGAGCAGCACTATTTAAGAATTCTACTAGCTACAGTCATTGCGAGAGTTATTTCGATTGCGATTAATTATGTATTGAATAGACATTTTGTATTTCGCAAAGAGGACAGCCAAGGCAGTCTATGGCGGTATTTATCGCTGTGCGGATTAGTCATTTTGCTTTCTAGTACAGGTGTATATGTATTCCATACTATTTTCTACATAGATGAGAAGATAGCGAAATTCGTCTGTGATGCCTTGTTGTTCCTGCTTAGCTTTCAGTTGCAGCGTAGATGGGTATTTGCAGCAAGGAGGAAGCAGTTGTAG